A DNA window from Ostrea edulis chromosome 5, xbOstEdul1.1, whole genome shotgun sequence contains the following coding sequences:
- the LOC130054808 gene encoding sex peptide receptor-like, with protein sequence MINETKQNSSFSGLNNTGDETYYYGSDGDDGTGNYYQPLEYYSEFYAQKYEYVEDWEIPIRGYVTFFVALVTILTNILLISVFIFRSSRSPTTVVLTSLAISDSIICMTRLPEAIYFNMAKNYQNLYVTYRWCKASHVLYIIYQIFRMTSNWCTALLGTQRLLAVALPFKYNRICSNRATIIEIAVIVTVSFLLNLYEAFGIYIAELPIYTNYYYNESLPSSCVRHVSRGLINAFGDSKKSNLIFYIFSGLLYRVLPVAVLLFTTVMLLYFLYTRQKIGPVATQKKAQIQRITALICIILVIFLITEIQDGIAYFIYADELSRDVKRGILSKEDDIKWDTISSLLSLLSYACNFWIFFFMSQQFRSALLDVFRSGLRKANIYLVLEASEDKSDSNARSTSVTSRNDRNTVV encoded by the coding sequence ATGATAAACGAAACCAAACAAAATTCATCATTCAGCGGACTGAATAACACCGGAGACGAAACATATTACTACGGTTCTGACGGGGACGATGGGACCGGGAACTATTACCAACCTCTGGAATACTACTCGGAATTTTACGCTCAAAAATACGAGTATGTTGAAGACTGGGAAATTCCGATACGAGGCTATGTAACATTTTTCGTAGCCCTTGTTACTATACTAACAAACATTTTGCTGATCTCAGTTTTCATCTTCCGAAGTTCCCGTTCTCCTACCACTGTTGTTCTGACGTCCCTGGCGATTTCGGATTCCATCATATGTATGACACGGCTACCGGAGGCAATCTATTTCAATATGGCTAAAAACTACCAGAATCTCTACGTCACATATCGATGGTGCAAAGCGAgtcatgtattgtatattatttaccAGATTTTTAGAATGACATCGAATTGGTGTACTGCTCTTCTTGGCACACAGCGTCTGCTGGCTGTAGCATTGCCTTTCAAATACAACAGAATATGCAGCAACCGGGCAACAATTATAGAAATTGCTGTGATTGTTACTGTTTCGTTCCTGCTTAATCTCTATGAAGCCTTTGGTATCTACATTGCCGAGCTTCCAATCTATACGAACTACTATTACAATGAATCGCTGCCGTCCAGTTGCGTTAGACATGTGTCACGTGGTTTAATCAATGCATTTGGCGATTCTAAAAAGTCAAACttgatattctatatattttcTGGACTACTTTATCGCGTACTTCCAGTTGCCGTTCTCCTGTTCACGACCGTGATGTTGTTGTACTTTCTGTATACGCGACAGAAAATAGGACCTGTTGCAACGCAGAAAAAAGCACAAATACAGAGAATCACCGCTCTGATTTGCATTATTCTGGTGATTTTTCTAATCACTGAGATCCAGGACGGCATAgcatatttcatatatgcaGATGAGCTTTCTCGCGACGTAAAAAGAGGAATATTATCTAAGGAAGACGATATTAAATGGGACACTATTTCTTCTCTCTTGTCCTTATTGAGTTATGCGTGCAACTTCTGGATATTTTTCTTCATGAGTCAGCAGTTTCGCTCGGCGCTTTTGGATGTGTTTCGGTCTGGACTCCGGAAAGCCAACATCTATTTAGTTTTGGAAGCCTCTGAGGATAAAAGTGACTCCAACGCACGAAGCACTAGTGTCACGAGTAGAAACGATAGAAATACGGTGGTTTAA
- the LOC130054807 gene encoding apolipophorins-like → MDTYLPVAMPSLRELPKISVTKYVNRLHSYVPKYSNKWGSLSEYIPDSDVSNWIPPFRAVATLNGNRVTTFDGEEYAFSGKCSYVLARDYTDGNFSVIMNFLGKDKQQLIIMTANQKLQIAPNGKLRVDGKIISTPYRSGELSVVSEEQSFNVYGRGFTVNYNIPRDQLKLVVSGWYHGKVGGLFGTNNNEVYDDMMTSSRRTVNDVDPFVNSWEVDSKCR, encoded by the exons ATGGACACTTACCTGCCTGTAGCTATGCCGTCTTTGAGGGAACTTCCTAAAATATCAGTCACCAAGTATGTCAATCGATTACACTCCTATGTCCCAAAATATTCCAACAAATGGGGATCTCTGTCGGAGTACATTCCCGATTCTGATGTTTCTAACTGGATTCCACCATTCAGAG CTGTTGCTACTTTGAATGGCAACCGCGTCACAACCTTCGATGGTGAGGAGTACGCTTTCTCTGGAAAATGTTCATATGTTCTAGCACGAGACTACACTGATGGAAATTTCTCTGTCATCATGAATTTCCTCGGAAAAGACAAACAACAACTCATCATCATGACAGCCAATCAGAAACTACAAATCGCCCCCAATGGAAAG CTTCGTGTTGATGGAAAAATTATCAGCACCCCATACCGATCTGGAGAATTAAGTGTGGTTTCAGAGGAGCAGTCCTTTAACGTGTACGGCCGTGGATTCACCGTCAACTATAACATTCCAAGAGATCAACTTAAACTCGTTGTAAGTGGATGGTACCACGGAAAAGTAGGTGGACTTTTTGGAACCAACAACAATGAAGTGTATGACGACATGATGACATCATCACGGCGAACTGTAAATGATGTGGATCCGTTCGTTAACAGCTGGGAGGTTGACAGCAAATGCCGTTAA